The sequence GGAAATTCTGGATTCATTCAGAAACGGCGGGAAAGACAAGGCGGAATTCTGGCTCACCCTGCACGGCAGATTCCTTCATATCAGATATTTCGCCGTGAGGAATGCAGGCGGCGGATACATGGGCACACTGGAAGTGATGCAGGATGCCACGGAAGTCAGACAGCTTGAAGGAAGCAGAACCCTGCTCTCGTGGGAGTGAGTGAGGACAGGTTTTGCAGCATAAGCTTATTACCTTGATAATCAGATACTTAAAACAGTATAATGGGGGTGGTTTTTATTCTACCCTCAGGTTATCAGGTGCGCGGCATGGGAAAAACGTTACCAAGGTTCAATACATTAATATATAAATGCGCGGCGGTTTTTATGCTGACCCTGCTGCCGGCTGCGCCGCAGAAAGCCTTTGCTGCGGGCGATGGTCTTAACGGCACACTGAGCCTTGTCATTGAAAACGACATTTTTTACAGTGACCAGTATTACACTAACGGAGTGCGTGCCTCGTGGACTACCGCTGCGGACAAAAAACCTGACTGGGCGCTGAACGCCGCCCGTCTGTTCCCGTTTTTCCCTGATAATTCCTCTGTGCGGACTAACTACGCCATAGGTCAGAACATGTACACCCCGAAAGAAACCGATTCCAAGAATCCGCCTTCGGATGACCACCCCTATGCGGGCTGGCTGTACGGTTCTGTGGGTTTAATAGCCGAAAACGGTCGGCAGCTTGACCAGATCGAGCTTACTCTCGGAATAGTCGGTTCCGTGTCACTCGCCGAACAAACTCAGAAATTTGTTCATAAAGTCAGAGGTATTGACATACCCCAAGGCTGGGATACCCAGCTTAAAAACGAACCCGGAATTGTTCTCACTTACCAGCGAAGCTGGAGAAGCTATGTTTCAAAATCATTTATCGGAGTGCCCTTTGACCTCACACCTCACGCAGGCGGAGCGTTAGGCAATGTTTTCACATACGCAAATACGGGGATTACCCTGCGTTACGGAAAAGGGCTGCCTGTCGACTACGGACCTCCGAGAATCCAGCCAAGCCTCCCCGGTTCAGGATTCTTTGTTTCACAGAAGGATTTCAGCTGGTATCTTTTCGCAGGGGTAGAAGGCAGATACATCGCCCGCAATATATTCTTAGACGGCAACAGCTTTACCGACAGCCGGAGCGTGGACAAGGAGCCGTTTGTCGGCGATCTTCAGATGGGTGTGGTTGTGACAAAAGGCAACGTGCGTCTTGGATATACCAAAGTATTACGTACACGGGAATTCAAAAGCCAATCCTCCGACAGGCAGGACTTCGGCGCATTCAGCCTTTCCATGCAGTTTTGAGGGATGGTGGGCTATTTATAGACCGTGCTGTGATCTCAGATATTTATTGGAATAATCTTTTCTTTACTGTTGAATTTTCTCTTGATTTTGTTCTCACTTTTGTTAGCTCATAAAAATGAAATGGCACATAGAATTTGTTAATGATATTGTTGAGCAGGACACTTTGGAGTAGTCGGCAGATATACTTGAGAATTTACTTCATATATTTGAACTGATTGAGAGAAATGGAATAAATTTAGGCAAGCATTATATAAAATCTATGTCTGGTCAAGCATGCTAAGACTGAGGAACTGAACTGAAAATATTTGTGGGCTGATGAGCTTAAAAAGGCGGAGCTTGCAGCTCCGTTGGGGGTAGTTATTACAGGGGGCAAACAATGAAAGATAAATTTATTGAACAGTTTAAAGAAAGAATAGTATCGATAATTCTAACACCTGTTTTCATTTTCTTCTTGTGGAGCTTGCAGCAGCTTACCAATGGTCTGTATGGGAAGATAGAACCTATTATCCTTGAACATATCTCAAAAAGATTGCTTTGGGTTGTTGTAATTATGGAAGCAGTAATGATTATCATATTACTATTCGTTGTTTATATCCTAAAACCAAAGGGAATGAGTTTAAAATATGGTATTTATTGGGATAAAGACAAAAACCCTCATTGTCCAAGCTGTAAAAAACCTCTGAATAGCTATGATGACTACGGCATAAATGGTATTGGATTTTATTGTAATAGTTGCAAGTTAGTTCATCCAATGTCCAAAAAAGGAATTTATTTAACAATTTCTGACGCAAGGAAAATCATGGATAATATGTAGAAAATAATAGTATAAATTGTATACATAAAGAAAAGACTACATCTTTCTCTTAAAGTGTGCAAAACAAAAACTACAATCATAAATAATTGATAAAAAAAGAAAAAAAATCGGGGAAACAGGATTCGAACCTGCGACCCCCTGTGCCCAAGACAGGTACGCTACCAAACTGCGCTATTCCCCGATTATTTAAGGAAGGGAACTATACTATTCCCGTTTATCTCTGTCAATAGATAAAAAAAGAGGCGGAAGCACCCTGCCTCCGCCTTCTGTATCCCTCTCTAAACAAGCTCTTCGAGAA is a genomic window of Geovibrio thiophilus containing:
- a CDS encoding lipid A deacylase LpxR family protein, with translation MLTLLPAAPQKAFAAGDGLNGTLSLVIENDIFYSDQYYTNGVRASWTTAADKKPDWALNAARLFPFFPDNSSVRTNYAIGQNMYTPKETDSKNPPSDDHPYAGWLYGSVGLIAENGRQLDQIELTLGIVGSVSLAEQTQKFVHKVRGIDIPQGWDTQLKNEPGIVLTYQRSWRSYVSKSFIGVPFDLTPHAGGALGNVFTYANTGITLRYGKGLPVDYGPPRIQPSLPGSGFFVSQKDFSWYLFAGVEGRYIARNIFLDGNSFTDSRSVDKEPFVGDLQMGVVVTKGNVRLGYTKVLRTREFKSQSSDRQDFGAFSLSMQF